One segment of Brienomyrus brachyistius isolate T26 unplaced genomic scaffold, BBRACH_0.4 scaffold50, whole genome shotgun sequence DNA contains the following:
- the eefsec gene encoding selenocysteine-specific elongation factor — MSDAGTGDACRTLNFNVGVLGHVDSGKTSLAKALSSTASTAAFDKNPQSRERGITLDLGFSSFTVDLPDHLREESGCRDYDNLQFTLVDCPGHASLIRTIIGGAQIIDLMLLVVDVVKGLQTQTAECLLIGELTCSRMVVILNKTDLLAPEKRQAVIDKMTKRMHKTLESTRFKDVPVIAVAAKPGGPEAAETEQPQGISTLIELLKSQTYLPRRDPSGPLLMAVDHCFSIRGQGTVMTGTVLQGALSLNDMVEIPALKVTRKVKSIQMFRRPVSRAIQGDRVGVCVTQFDPKLLERGLVSSPGSLHTLHAAIVSVRKIGYFRGTLATRSKFHISVGHETVMARASFFGLPSSSSTSEPSGPQSQETGLLPDPTETSFDFEREYLFQEEYTLGKLGASTHPEQWTLLEFEKPVTCPALCLVIGSKLDTDIHANTCRLAFHGRLLEGFEDKGYAESALPRLWLYKTKQREGQVERVTDDYTVIGRNLFKKETNLQLFVGLKVALSTGETGIIEGGFGQSGKFKIRVPEGLRAETKQLLSSSKKKAKGGSKAEPSKEDEAKADSQPVSIYLTFKRYVFDPHKKMIQS, encoded by the exons ATGTCGGACGCAGGTACGGGGGATGCCTGTCGGACCCTTAATTTTAACGTTGGGGTACTGGGACATGTGGACAGTGGTAAGACGTCTCTAGCTAAAGCGCTTAGTAGTACTGCGTCCACAGCCGCCTTTGACAAGAACCCCCAGTCCCGGGAGAGGGGCATAACGCTAGACTTGGGCTTCTCCTCCTTCACCGTGGACCTGCCCGACCACCTGCGTGAGGAGAGCGGGTGCAGGGACTATGACAACCTGCAGTTCACCCTGGTGGACTGTCCGGGCCATGCATCGTTGATTCGAACCATCATTGGAG GTGCCCAGATCATTGACCTGATGCTTCTGGTGGTGGACGTGGTGAAAGGCCTGCAGACACAGACTGCCGAGTGCCTTCTGATTGGAGAGCTCACCTGTTCACGCATGGTGGTCATCCTCAATAAGACAGACCTGCTGGCCCCcgagaagagacaggctgtcaTAGACAAGATGACTAAGAGGATGCACAAGACCCTAGAGAGCACCAG ATTCAAGGATGTGCCAGTGATTGCAGTAGCAGCAAAGCCTGGGGGGCCTGAGGCAGCAGAAACAGAGCAGCCCCAGGGAATATCTACACTGATTGAG CTGCTGAAATCCCAGACCTACCTCCCTCGCAGAGACCCCTCGGGCCCCCTGCTGATGGCTGTGGACCACTGTTTCTCCATCCGGGGTCAGGGTACAGTCATGACAGGCACTGTGCTACAGGGGGCGCTGTCCCTAAACGACATGGTGGAGATCCCAGCCTTGAAG GTGACCCGGAAAGTGAAGTCCATTCAGATGTTCCGGCGCCCGGTGAGCCGGGCTATACAGGGGGACCGAGTGGGCGTCTGCGTGACCCAGTTCGACCCCAAGCTCCTGGAGAGGGGTCTGGTGAGCTCCCCAGGCTCCTTGCACACCCTCCATGCCGCCATCGTATCCGTCCGCAAGATTGGCTATTTCCGGGGCACACTCGCTACACGCAGCAAGTTCCACATCTCCGTGGGACACGAGACTGTCATGGCCAGGGCGTCCTTCTTTGGGctcccctcctcttcctcaactTCAGAACCTAGTGGTCCCCAGTCCCAGGAAACAGGCTTGCTTCCGGACCCTACAGAGACCTCCTTCGATTTCGAGAGGGAGTACCTCTTTCAGGAGGAATATACCCTTGGGAAATTGGGGGCATCCACGCACCCAGAACAGTGGACATTGCTGGAGTTTGAGAAGCCTGTCACATGTCCTGCTCTTTGCCTTGTGATTGGTTCGAAGCTGGACACGGACATCCACGCCAACACCTGCCGGCTCGCCTTTCACGGCCGACTCCTGGAGGGCTTTGAGGACAAGGGCTATGCAGAGAGCGCGCTTCCTCGCCTCTGGCTGTACAAGACCAAGCAACGGGAGGGTCAGGTGGAGAGG GTGACCGACGACTACACTGTGATTGGCCGAAACCTGTTCAAGAAGGAGACGAACCTGCAGCTTTTCGTGGGTCTGAAGGTGGCACTGTCTACAGGGGAGACCGGTATCATCGAGGGGGGGTTCGGCCAGAGTGGCAAGTTCAAGATCCGTGTGCCGG AGGGGTTGCGTGCAGAGACCAAGCAGCTGCTGTCCTCCTCCAAGAAGAAAGCCAAAGGTGGAAGCAAGGCTGAACCATCCAAAGAGGACGAGGCCAAGGCAGACTCACAGCCAGTCAGCATCTACCTCACCTTCAAAAGATATGTTTTTGACCCCCACAAGAAAATGATACAGTCCTGA